In one window of Mytilus trossulus isolate FHL-02 chromosome 7, PNRI_Mtr1.1.1.hap1, whole genome shotgun sequence DNA:
- the LOC134727153 gene encoding uncharacterized protein LOC134727153, whose translation MYITLARALVFLQHSLLLYGESLFPLEVENYVMDKFTINRDSSTGYGSINFKTGDSFKIYFCLRAETSVNLNNVRFSNDGGRDTIEFGIDGIRLGVLTSPDDSNYGKGWNNFLQSGPIGPYLNLSSGRHFISISVNKTDFYGVELDQLEIKTLDSHISDEIFKCSLFCDKDITYSNGRARDDMSSAVLTRKTSQPVCPSNNNLLLPIYHENVKMFLVTVMHPKYRSFENNFHDEHGLCERNNKTLWEFSRVQLESQYDTVRSELYPSVTMEHGRSNTSKSLYMKIKFNNLHVDDTDTRLVLQFLHVVDIFLVTCTYKDEGSWITLKNAYFSSMKTKHAWLIPKNSLLKEKEILLHILADPAQMRSLTVDFIKLEHHASQSIISENLFSSYDTKIEVFYDQFNKEHSVQDPMSVRNVDTDTIFNHVSEIVISHRLPWADVYSPIVKLSRTGEMNILPIAPHGLTEIPFGTSIVFGQNDPSKNNLPSAPILRIDITPAALQLFVTFKDHGTTNILIKSTWKDTKAIFKDIVNTRNPLKYPFATIMTTWNYDGNADVDHVSSNGDTVHHIVKGWDKLYGTSFTFFRQCLSRYNTQSPDLRLQIINEKDLYLFI comes from the coding sequence ATGTATATTACCTTAGCACGTGCTCTGGTGTTTCTTCAACATTCTTTACTGTTGTATGGGGAATCTTTATTTCCCCTCGAAGTTGAAAATTACGTCATGGATAAATTTACAATCAATAGAGATTCTTCAACTGGATATGGATCGATAAATTTCAAAACGGGcgattcatttaaaatatatttttgtctcCGTGCTGAAACGAGTGTAAATTTGAATAACGTTAGATTTTCTAACGATGGAGGAAGAGATACTattgaatttgggatagatggAATACGATTGGGTGTTTTAACGTCACCAGACGACAGCAATTACGGTAAAGGATGGAATAACTTTCTTCAAAGTGGACCGATTGGTCCATATTTAAATCTGTCGTCTGgaagacattttatttcaataagtGTAAATAAGACTGATTTTTATGGAGTAGAACTTGATCAACTTGAAATCAAAACATTAGATTCACACATTAGCGATGAAATATTCAAGTGTTCACTTTTCTGTGACAAAGACATAACTTATTCGAATGGCCGGGCACGAGATGACATGTCTTCTGCTGTTTTGACCAGGAAAACATCACAGCCAGTATGTCCAAGCAATAACAATTTACTCCTGCCGATCTaccatgaaaatgttaaaatgttccTTGTAACTGTGATGCATCCAAAATACAGGtcctttgaaaataattttcatgatGAACATGGACTTTGTgaaagaaacaataaaacattatgGGAATTTTCGAGAGTACAGCTCGAGTCACAATATGATACCGTTCGCTCTGAATTATATCCCAGTGTTACTATGGAACATGGTAGGTCAAATACGtcaaaatctttatatatgaaaattaagtTTAATAACTTACATGTCGATGACACAGATACAAGACTTGTGCTGCAATTTCTACACGTTGTAGACATTTTTCTTGTAACTTGCACGTATAAAGATGAGGGATCATGGATTACACTTAAAAATGCATACTTTAgctcaatgaaaacaaaacatgcgTGGCTAATACCGAAGAACAGTCTTCTAAAGGAAAAGGAGATTTTGTTACATATTCTAGCTGATCCGGCCCAAATGAGATCACTCACAgtagattttataaaattagaGCACCATGCATCACAGTCAATTATTAGTGAGAATTTGTTTTCCAGCTATGATACAAAAATTGAAGTTTTCTATGATCAGTTTAACAAGGAACACTCTGTGCAAGATCCAATGTCTGTTAGAAATGTTGATACGGATACCATATTCAATCATGTGTCTGAAATAGTAATTTCACATCGACTTCCATGGGCTGACGTTTATAGTCCTATTGTAAAGTTGTCGAGAACAGGTGAAATGAACATTTTACCCATTGCACCACATGGACTTACTGAAATTCCATTTGGTACATCAATTGTTTTTGGTCAAAATGATCCATCTAAAAATAATCTACCCTCCGCTCCGATATTAAGAATAGATATTACACCGGCAGCTTTACAATTATTCGTAACTTTTAAGGATCATGGAACAactaatattttgattaaatctaCTTGGAAAGACACCAAAgccatttttaaagatattgttAATACGAGGAACCCTCTTAAGTATCCGTTTGCAACAATAATGACCACGTGGAATTATGACGGCAATGCTGATGTAGATCACGTGAGCAGTAACGGAGATACTGTTCATCATATAGTGAAAGGATGGGACAAGCTTTATGGTacaagttttacatttttcagaCAATGTTTATCGAGATACAATACACAAAGTCCTGACTTACGTCTTCAAATTATTAAtgaaaaagatttatatttattcatttga